One window of Botrimarina mediterranea genomic DNA carries:
- a CDS encoding aspartate/ornithine carbamoyltransferase family protein, with product MTEPTVPPTRDELDLRAYESRLTRPVREKAAELQEGVRLKHVIFAGQLWPQLLENLADTADQIRVMSKSRPGQDFLRDLLANKRAMLYFTQPSTRTFLSFTAACQILGMVCNEVRDASTSSEAKGETRFDSIRMFSSYFDLIIMRSPLARLAESCAYLMNDLERSGQRSVPIVNAGSGADEHPTQALLDIYTLQRTFQFENPMDSPVSRLDELRSSYGYSDLAKGLSDKTYCFCGDIGRGRTVRSLAMLLAEYPGVRLVFVTPDHEKLRMRDDLRQRLMQKGVPIFEVDSLEASVNGKPVIETLDALYMTRVQKEHDTADDAAAMAQLDLTPYKLTTTLVRRMKAYAPILHPFPRDQHFGEIPAEIDADPRAMYFRQARNGMWVRAALLAHLMDADGQIDRYYHRKFHERHEYSS from the coding sequence ATGACCGAACCGACGGTCCCGCCGACACGCGACGAACTCGATCTACGCGCCTACGAGAGCCGCCTCACCCGCCCCGTGCGGGAGAAGGCCGCCGAGCTGCAAGAGGGCGTGCGGCTGAAGCACGTGATCTTCGCCGGGCAGCTCTGGCCGCAGTTGCTGGAGAACCTCGCCGACACCGCGGACCAGATCCGCGTGATGTCGAAGTCACGGCCCGGGCAAGATTTTCTGCGCGACCTGCTCGCCAACAAGCGGGCCATGCTGTACTTCACGCAGCCTTCGACGCGGACCTTCCTGTCGTTCACTGCGGCATGCCAGATCCTCGGCATGGTCTGCAATGAAGTCCGCGACGCGAGCACCTCGAGCGAAGCGAAGGGCGAGACGCGGTTCGACTCGATTCGTATGTTCTCGAGCTACTTCGATCTGATCATCATGCGCTCGCCGCTGGCCCGCTTGGCGGAGTCGTGCGCGTACCTGATGAACGATCTCGAGCGGAGCGGCCAGCGGAGCGTGCCGATCGTCAACGCCGGGTCGGGCGCGGACGAGCACCCGACGCAGGCGCTGCTCGACATCTACACCTTGCAGCGGACGTTCCAGTTCGAGAACCCGATGGACTCGCCCGTAAGCCGTCTCGACGAGCTGCGCAGCTCTTACGGCTACAGCGACTTGGCGAAGGGCCTCTCGGACAAGACCTACTGCTTCTGCGGCGACATCGGCCGCGGGCGCACGGTGCGTTCGTTGGCAATGCTGCTGGCGGAATATCCGGGCGTGCGGCTAGTGTTCGTGACACCCGACCACGAGAAGCTGCGGATGCGCGACGACCTGAGGCAGCGACTGATGCAGAAGGGCGTGCCGATCTTCGAGGTCGATTCACTCGAGGCGTCCGTGAATGGCAAGCCGGTCATCGAGACGCTCGACGCCCTCTACATGACACGGGTGCAGAAGGAACACGACACGGCCGACGACGCCGCGGCGATGGCACAGCTCGACCTGACGCCCTACAAATTAACAACAACCCTGGTGCGACGTATGAAAGCGTACGCTCCGATATTGCACCCATTCCCCCGCGACCAACATTTCGGCGAGATCCCCGCCGAGATCGACGCCGACCCCCGGGCGATGTATTTTCGCCAGGCCCGTAACGGGATGTGGGTCCGCGCGGCGTTGCTCGCCCATCTGATGGACGCCGACGGTCAAATCGACCGCTACTACCACCGCAAGTTCCACGAGAGGCACGAGTACAGCAGTTAG
- a CDS encoding NYN domain-containing protein: protein MRLLIDGYNLLHATDLFGAGELAGTLRGSREALVAFLAQRLSAVERRATVIVFDAAEAPPGLPDRVECDGIDLRFARGFPNADEMIEAILEPMHRAKHLTVVSGDRRVQRAARSSGARWVDSDAWFADLCRRPVIADEASSAKPIGPVGTTADWVAEFSDPEALAEIERQAAAAAPPKRLPPRHAEDAPAPSGPAAEKPKKRRRPPLDPTGDKPAGAFGAGIDDLFPPGYGEDLLDGDDNGDNRADHRPRR, encoded by the coding sequence ATGCGTCTCTTGATTGACGGCTACAACCTGCTGCACGCCACCGACTTGTTCGGCGCGGGTGAGTTGGCGGGGACGCTGCGGGGGTCGCGGGAGGCGCTGGTCGCGTTTTTGGCGCAGCGGCTTTCGGCTGTGGAGCGGCGGGCAACGGTGATCGTCTTCGACGCCGCCGAGGCCCCGCCGGGGCTGCCCGACCGAGTGGAGTGCGACGGGATTGACCTACGGTTCGCCCGTGGCTTTCCCAACGCCGACGAGATGATCGAGGCGATCCTCGAGCCGATGCACCGGGCAAAACACCTCACGGTGGTCTCGGGCGACCGTCGCGTGCAACGCGCGGCGCGCTCTAGTGGCGCTAGGTGGGTCGATAGCGACGCGTGGTTCGCCGATTTGTGTCGGCGGCCAGTGATTGCAGACGAGGCGTCTAGCGCCAAGCCGATAGGTCCGGTTGGAACCACCGCCGATTGGGTGGCCGAGTTTTCCGATCCCGAAGCGCTCGCGGAGATCGAACGTCAGGCGGCCGCCGCGGCGCCGCCGAAGCGATTGCCGCCGCGGCATGCCGAAGACGCGCCCGCGCCGTCGGGACCGGCCGCTGAGAAGCCCAAGAAACGGCGGCGCCCGCCGCTCGACCCCACTGGCGACAAGCCCGCCGGCGCGTTTGGCGCGGGGATCGACGATCTCTTTCCGCCTGGATACGGCGAGGACCTTCTTGACGGCGACGACAACGGCGACAACCGAGCCGATCACAGGCCCAGACGCTGA
- a CDS encoding hybrid sensor histidine kinase/response regulator has product MEDNELLVDFVVEANEHLAGIENQFLAIEEAAPSVDVALVNEVFRAIHSIKGAAGFLGLRTVNDLAHNLENVLNMMRNEELTPTSAIVDDMLKGADALKHLIEDVENSNGVDVSDHIAALERIAAAALDIGNEPAPQPAVQPVTPVAVEPEPAPAAPPAQLPSGVPTDEELEAVINAKLAAKKAAKAAALKPPSATQEPTPGSEGDSKENAPGKTVPEAQIRVAVGVLDSLMNLAGELVLSRNQLLQAVSTTERTGLEAISARLDQITSELQEAIMQTRMQQIGTVFSRFPRVVRDLSSKLGKQCDIVIEGKEVEVDKTIVEAIGDPLTHLVRNSCDHGVESPETRLGAGKPAKGTIQLKACYQAGKVRIEIKDDGGGICPNKLRAKAVQKGVITAEQAESMNDRDALRLIFAPGFSTAAEVTDVSGRGVGMDVVRTNISKLGGTVDVESEPGVGTSIIVTLPLTLAIIPSLIVQVGCDRFAIPQVNIAELVRVRESERGSKLGRVKDAEVLRLRGQLLPLVRLRETLDCAPAEGPIQGNATGATNVIVVDTGQTRFGLVVDALHDSEEIVVKPLGRHHKNCRKLAGATILGDGHVALILDIAGIAGDLNLRGEEELRDKDADALSSSTKDEDRQSLLFFKNNPKDSFVVPMDIIARIERVRVDQIDSVGGREVLQYRNATLPLMRLESCISTGAGDFAESVSVVVYEARGREVGLIAPILEDIRDVPVNIDTVTFREPGVIGSLVYNERTLRLIDLFELTQMCHPEWFANDPEPELNEESLAPMILLAEDSGFFRTQVKNIFEEKGYRVVDCEDGQLAWEELDSERERFDLLVTDIEMPNMNGFQLCERLKNDPRFASIPVIALTSLAGSADIQHGMEVGIDDYQIKMDRDKLLTAVQNFAGQAQRGRTVGSYA; this is encoded by the coding sequence GTGGAAGACAATGAGCTGCTCGTCGATTTTGTCGTCGAGGCAAACGAACACCTAGCCGGAATCGAGAACCAGTTTCTCGCGATTGAAGAGGCGGCGCCAAGCGTCGATGTCGCCCTCGTCAACGAAGTCTTTCGTGCCATTCACTCGATCAAGGGCGCCGCGGGCTTCCTCGGTTTGCGGACGGTCAATGACCTGGCGCACAACCTCGAGAACGTCCTCAACATGATGCGTAACGAGGAGCTGACGCCAACGTCGGCGATCGTTGACGACATGCTCAAGGGCGCCGACGCGCTGAAGCATTTGATCGAGGACGTCGAGAACTCCAACGGAGTCGATGTCAGCGACCACATCGCGGCGCTCGAACGCATCGCTGCCGCGGCGCTGGATATCGGCAACGAGCCCGCCCCGCAGCCGGCTGTGCAGCCCGTTACGCCAGTCGCGGTTGAGCCTGAGCCCGCCCCGGCGGCGCCACCCGCCCAGCTTCCGTCCGGCGTGCCGACCGACGAGGAACTCGAAGCCGTCATCAACGCCAAGCTAGCCGCCAAGAAGGCCGCTAAAGCCGCCGCGCTGAAGCCGCCATCCGCCACGCAAGAGCCGACGCCCGGCTCCGAAGGCGACTCGAAAGAGAACGCGCCGGGCAAGACGGTTCCCGAGGCGCAGATCCGCGTCGCGGTCGGCGTGCTCGATAGCCTAATGAATCTTGCCGGCGAGCTGGTGCTCAGCCGCAACCAGCTACTGCAAGCGGTGTCGACCACCGAGCGGACGGGCCTGGAGGCGATTTCGGCCCGGCTGGACCAGATCACCAGCGAGCTGCAAGAAGCGATCATGCAGACGCGGATGCAGCAGATCGGCACCGTGTTCAGCCGCTTCCCGCGAGTCGTCCGCGACCTGTCGAGCAAGCTCGGCAAGCAATGCGATATCGTCATCGAGGGCAAGGAGGTCGAGGTCGACAAGACGATCGTCGAGGCGATTGGCGACCCGCTCACGCACCTCGTGCGCAACTCGTGCGATCACGGCGTCGAATCTCCCGAGACGCGTCTCGGCGCCGGCAAGCCCGCCAAGGGGACCATCCAGCTCAAGGCCTGCTACCAAGCCGGCAAGGTGCGGATCGAGATCAAGGACGACGGTGGCGGCATCTGCCCCAACAAGCTCCGCGCGAAGGCGGTGCAGAAGGGCGTCATTACCGCCGAGCAAGCCGAGTCGATGAACGACCGCGATGCTTTGCGGCTGATCTTCGCCCCGGGCTTTTCCACCGCAGCCGAGGTGACCGACGTTTCGGGCCGTGGCGTCGGCATGGACGTGGTCCGTACGAACATCTCCAAGCTGGGCGGCACGGTTGACGTTGAGTCGGAACCGGGCGTCGGTACGAGCATCATCGTTACGCTGCCGCTGACGCTCGCCATTATCCCGTCGCTGATTGTCCAGGTCGGCTGCGACCGCTTCGCGATCCCGCAGGTCAACATCGCCGAACTGGTCCGCGTCCGCGAAAGCGAGCGTGGCTCGAAGCTGGGCCGTGTCAAGGACGCCGAGGTCCTCCGCCTCCGTGGTCAACTCTTGCCGCTGGTGCGGTTGCGTGAGACGCTCGATTGTGCCCCGGCCGAGGGCCCGATCCAAGGGAACGCCACGGGCGCCACGAACGTCATCGTCGTTGACACGGGGCAGACCCGCTTCGGCCTGGTCGTTGACGCGCTGCACGACTCGGAAGAGATCGTCGTCAAGCCACTCGGGCGCCACCACAAGAACTGCCGGAAGCTCGCCGGGGCGACGATTCTGGGCGATGGTCATGTCGCCTTGATCCTCGATATCGCTGGGATCGCTGGCGACCTCAACCTGCGTGGCGAAGAAGAGCTCCGCGATAAGGACGCCGACGCCCTGTCCTCTAGCACGAAGGACGAGGACCGCCAGTCGTTGTTGTTCTTCAAGAACAATCCGAAGGACTCGTTTGTGGTCCCGATGGATATCATCGCCCGCATCGAAAGGGTCCGGGTCGATCAGATCGACTCCGTCGGTGGGCGCGAGGTGCTTCAGTACCGCAACGCCACCCTTCCGCTGATGCGGCTCGAATCTTGCATCTCGACCGGCGCCGGCGACTTCGCCGAGAGCGTGTCGGTCGTGGTCTATGAGGCACGCGGCCGCGAGGTGGGACTCATTGCCCCGATCCTCGAAGACATCCGCGACGTCCCGGTCAACATCGACACGGTCACGTTCCGCGAGCCGGGCGTTATCGGTTCATTGGTCTACAACGAGCGGACGCTGCGGCTCATCGACCTCTTCGAGCTGACGCAGATGTGTCACCCCGAGTGGTTCGCCAATGACCCCGAGCCCGAGCTGAACGAGGAGTCGCTGGCGCCGATGATTCTGCTCGCCGAGGACTCGGGGTTCTTCCGCACCCAGGTGAAGAACATCTTCGAAGAGAAAGGCTATCGCGTCGTTGACTGTGAAGACGGCCAGCTCGCATGGGAAGAGCTCGACTCGGAGCGCGAGCGATTCGATCTGCTCGTTACCGACATCGAGATGCCGAACATGAACGGCTTTCAGCTCTGCGAACGCCTGAAGAATGACCCGCGTTTCGCTTCGATACCGGTCATCGCGTTGACGTCGCTGGCCGGTTCGGCCGACATCCAACACGGCATGGAAGTGGGCATCGACGACTACCAGATCAAGATGGATCGCGACAAGCTGCTGACCGCTGTTCAGAACTTCGCCGGCCAAGCCCAGCGCGGCCGCACTGTAGGGAGCTACGCATGA
- a CDS encoding chemotaxis protein CheW, with the protein MNAIATSKETSTSNDRVQFATFYVGELLMGVDIRLVQEINRQLEMTPVPNAPRHVRGVINLRGEVATVIDLRTVLGLPPAEQTRDTRNLIVHSQGEAIGLLVDRISDILTVRPDQISEPPSNVDGVDGKFFLGVHTLEKDICVLLDVEEVLSDRD; encoded by the coding sequence ATGAACGCCATCGCGACATCCAAAGAGACTTCGACTTCCAACGACCGGGTACAATTCGCGACGTTCTACGTCGGCGAGCTACTGATGGGAGTCGATATCCGCCTGGTCCAGGAGATCAACCGTCAACTCGAGATGACCCCGGTGCCGAATGCGCCGCGTCATGTCCGGGGGGTGATCAACCTGCGTGGCGAGGTCGCGACCGTGATCGACCTGCGAACCGTGCTCGGCCTGCCCCCTGCGGAGCAGACCCGCGACACCCGGAACCTCATCGTTCACTCGCAAGGCGAGGCGATAGGCCTGCTGGTCGATCGGATCTCGGACATCCTGACCGTCCGTCCCGACCAGATCAGCGAACCCCCTTCGAACGTCGATGGCGTCGACGGGAAGTTCTTCTTAGGGGTTCACACGTTAGAGAAAGACATCTGCGTACTGCTGGATGTCGAAGAAGTGCTGTCCGACCGCGATTAA
- a CDS encoding methyl-accepting chemotaxis protein translates to MKISTRLALGFLACGVAPLLVAGIVSYRSSIGGVAQLREHAANDIRTRAVSLLEQQRGLKTQQIEEYFARIGDQAVTFAEDRMVVEAMRHLPGFFTGYADAIANDDASIETLRNELREFYANDFAKRYTDLNDGQTPDYEAWIDGLDDESVALQHAYLLKNENPLGSKHLLDTADERTDYGRLHAVIHPVIRNYLDKFGYYDIFLIDNESGDVVYSVFKELDFTTSLTDGAYASSNFGAAFRKAQTLNKGEVTLVDFEQYAPSYEAPASFIATPIFDGDERLGVLCFQMPVDRIKAIMAYREGLGETGEAILVGADKKMRSDSHLEPETHSLDASFRRGDSGRVDTPAIAAALKGEKGSDVADDYRGVETLSAYGPVDLLGLRWAIVSKMDAAEAFAAMTSMEETADSIASSLLWTSVGVLIAATTAVLALAWLVGRSILGPIRSLGSRIQDIAEGEADLTRRVDESSDELGELAHWFNVFIERVQKILQQVSQTSLSLSGASEQLAMTAVSLAAGAEQTGQQSTKVSYAAEQMSHSIGEIASTSEQMAANVRSVAAATEEMTSTINEIAKNAEQSANVADRAARLAEVSNDRVGGLGQAANEIGKVIEVIQDIAEQTNLLALNATIEAARAGEAGKGFAVVASEVKDLAKQTASATDDIRKRIEGIQNSTGDAVESIREITSVITNVNDVARTIAAAVEEQSITTREISQNVSQAASATEVVVCGVSQSATASRGITDNITGVDDGARQTAVAANDTKSAGAEVARLATELNGMVSQFRL, encoded by the coding sequence ATGAAGATCAGCACTCGTCTCGCTCTCGGCTTCCTCGCTTGTGGAGTCGCGCCGCTACTCGTCGCGGGGATTGTCAGCTACCGATCGTCGATTGGTGGCGTCGCCCAATTGCGTGAGCACGCCGCCAACGACATCCGCACCCGCGCGGTATCGCTGCTCGAACAGCAACGCGGATTGAAGACCCAGCAGATCGAGGAGTACTTCGCGCGGATTGGCGACCAGGCCGTCACCTTTGCCGAAGACCGTATGGTCGTCGAGGCAATGCGACACTTGCCGGGCTTCTTCACTGGCTACGCGGACGCTATCGCTAACGATGACGCGTCGATCGAGACGCTCCGCAACGAGTTGCGTGAGTTCTACGCCAACGACTTCGCGAAGCGGTACACCGATCTGAATGACGGCCAGACACCCGACTATGAGGCATGGATCGATGGGCTCGACGACGAGTCGGTGGCCCTCCAGCACGCCTACCTTCTGAAGAATGAGAATCCGCTCGGATCAAAGCACCTGCTGGACACAGCGGACGAGCGGACCGACTACGGCCGGCTCCACGCCGTCATCCACCCTGTCATCCGCAACTATCTCGACAAGTTTGGGTACTACGACATCTTCCTGATCGACAACGAATCGGGCGACGTCGTCTACTCGGTCTTCAAGGAACTCGACTTCACCACTTCGCTGACGGATGGCGCCTACGCGTCGTCGAACTTCGGCGCCGCGTTCCGTAAAGCTCAAACGCTCAACAAGGGTGAAGTGACGCTCGTCGATTTCGAGCAGTATGCCCCCTCGTACGAGGCGCCGGCGAGCTTCATCGCGACGCCGATCTTCGACGGTGACGAGCGGCTGGGAGTCTTGTGCTTCCAGATGCCCGTCGATCGCATCAAGGCGATCATGGCTTACCGGGAAGGGCTCGGCGAAACCGGCGAGGCGATCCTCGTCGGCGCCGACAAGAAGATGCGGAGCGACTCGCACCTAGAGCCCGAGACGCACAGCCTCGACGCGTCGTTCCGTCGTGGCGACTCCGGCCGCGTTGATACGCCGGCCATCGCGGCCGCTCTCAAAGGTGAAAAGGGATCGGATGTCGCTGACGATTATCGCGGCGTCGAAACGCTCAGCGCGTACGGCCCGGTCGATTTGCTCGGCCTGCGATGGGCGATCGTCTCGAAGATGGACGCTGCGGAAGCATTCGCAGCCATGACCTCGATGGAAGAAACGGCCGATTCAATCGCGTCGAGCCTGCTGTGGACGAGCGTCGGCGTACTGATCGCCGCAACTACAGCTGTTCTGGCCCTCGCTTGGCTGGTCGGTCGATCGATCCTGGGACCGATCCGTTCGTTGGGGAGCCGTATCCAGGACATCGCTGAGGGCGAGGCCGACCTCACCCGCCGTGTCGATGAGTCGAGTGACGAACTCGGCGAGCTTGCCCACTGGTTCAATGTGTTCATTGAGCGGGTCCAGAAGATCCTGCAACAGGTGTCTCAGACCAGCCTGTCGCTGTCGGGCGCCTCAGAACAACTGGCGATGACCGCCGTCTCTCTCGCCGCCGGCGCCGAGCAGACGGGGCAGCAGTCCACTAAAGTCAGCTACGCCGCCGAACAGATGTCGCACAGCATCGGCGAGATCGCCTCGACGAGCGAGCAGATGGCCGCCAATGTCCGGAGCGTTGCGGCGGCGACCGAAGAGATGACCTCGACGATCAACGAGATCGCCAAGAACGCCGAACAGTCCGCCAATGTCGCCGACCGGGCGGCGCGTCTCGCCGAAGTGAGCAATGATCGCGTCGGCGGGCTCGGGCAAGCCGCCAACGAGATTGGCAAGGTCATCGAGGTGATCCAAGACATCGCCGAACAAACGAACCTCCTGGCGCTCAACGCCACGATCGAAGCGGCCCGCGCAGGCGAGGCCGGCAAGGGCTTCGCCGTGGTCGCCTCGGAGGTTAAGGACCTTGCCAAGCAGACCGCATCGGCCACCGATGACATCCGCAAGCGGATCGAAGGGATCCAGAACTCGACCGGCGATGCCGTCGAATCGATCCGGGAGATCACCTCGGTCATCACCAACGTGAACGATGTCGCCCGCACGATCGCCGCGGCGGTCGAAGAGCAGAGCATCACGACGCGCGAGATTTCACAGAACGTCTCGCAGGCCGCTTCGGCGACCGAAGTGGTCGTATGCGGCGTTTCGCAATCGGCGACCGCCAGCCGCGGCATCACCGACAACATCACCGGCGTTGACGACGGCGCCCGGCAAACGGCGGTCGCCGCTAACGACACCAAGTCGGCCGGCGCCGAAGTGGCCCGACTCGCCACCGAGCTGAATGGCATGGTCTCGCAGTTCCGGCTGTGA
- a CDS encoding protein-glutamate methylesterase/protein-glutamine glutaminase, translating to MSRPLRCLVVDDSALYRKVVRDVLAAIPGVEVVGIATDGARAVEQIEALRPDLVTLDLEMPRLDGIGVLKELQRKQIDVAAIMVSAFTASGAKTTTEALSLGAFDFILKPTTNSLDESILQLRHDLAPKVNAARLRGLAAPSARTAPALRTAIPARPAASKPRLPNLRPEIVAIGVSTGGPQALTQLLPKLPANFPTPIVVVQHMPPMFTKSLADDLDKRCQLRVSEGTQGQPLRRGEIIIAPGGRMMRVVKQPAGATIQLTDDPPERNCKPSADFLFRSVASGYGARALAVVLTGMGDDGTLGAKQIKSAGGMVLAQDEASCVVYGMPKSIVENNLADEVLPLNQIADHLGAIAAGRVLV from the coding sequence ATGTCCCGCCCCTTGCGATGCCTGGTAGTCGATGACTCGGCCTTGTACCGCAAGGTCGTCCGCGATGTGCTCGCGGCGATCCCGGGGGTCGAGGTCGTTGGGATCGCTACCGATGGGGCTCGGGCCGTCGAGCAGATCGAGGCGTTGCGTCCCGATCTCGTGACGCTCGACCTGGAGATGCCCCGCCTCGACGGGATCGGCGTACTCAAGGAACTGCAGAGGAAGCAGATCGACGTCGCGGCGATCATGGTCAGCGCGTTCACCGCCAGCGGTGCGAAGACGACGACCGAAGCCCTCAGCCTGGGGGCGTTCGATTTTATTCTCAAGCCGACGACCAACTCACTCGACGAGAGCATCTTGCAACTCCGTCACGACCTCGCGCCGAAAGTCAACGCGGCCCGCCTCCGTGGGTTGGCGGCGCCGTCGGCGCGAACCGCACCTGCCCTGCGGACCGCCATCCCGGCTCGGCCGGCAGCGTCCAAGCCGAGGCTGCCCAACCTGCGGCCCGAGATCGTCGCCATCGGCGTCTCGACCGGCGGGCCGCAGGCGCTCACCCAACTTCTGCCGAAACTGCCGGCGAACTTCCCGACGCCGATCGTCGTCGTGCAGCACATGCCGCCGATGTTCACCAAGAGCCTCGCCGACGACCTCGATAAGCGTTGCCAACTCCGGGTTTCGGAAGGGACCCAAGGCCAACCGCTGCGGCGCGGTGAGATCATCATCGCCCCGGGTGGCCGCATGATGCGGGTCGTGAAGCAGCCCGCCGGCGCCACCATCCAACTCACCGACGATCCGCCGGAACGCAACTGCAAGCCATCGGCCGACTTCTTGTTCCGCTCGGTGGCGAGCGGCTACGGCGCCCGTGCGCTGGCGGTTGTCCTCACCGGCATGGGGGACGACGGCACGCTTGGCGCCAAGCAGATCAAGTCCGCTGGCGGGATGGTGCTAGCGCAGGACGAGGCGTCTTGCGTCGTCTACGGCATGCCCAAGAGCATTGTCGAGAACAACCTAGCCGACGAAGTGCTCCCGTTGAATCAGATCGCCGATCACCTGGGCGCGATTGCGGCCGGGAGGGTGCTGGTATGA
- a CDS encoding CheR family methyltransferase, whose protein sequence is MKPNGADIDAICDLVNELCGIYLDTSKDYLIEGRLAKLVKQAGCASYVDFARKVRVDARLKNDVVDAITTNETLWFRDNTPFDALRYKIFPELIDAKAGSLFPKKFRVWSAACSTGQEAYSIAMAFADVVPDFESWDLQIYGTDISPAAVAQAQRGVYNELEVNRGLDQKYRGAYFVKSAGGWGVNDVLKRRCRFEVRNLLKPFTNVGTFDLIFCRNVAIYFTPTDRKSLFQRLGQTLNRGGWLFTGSGESLMDLGPNWAPKQHCRAVCYQPNGCNGVATLKR, encoded by the coding sequence ATGAAACCAAACGGAGCCGACATCGACGCGATCTGCGACCTGGTCAACGAGCTTTGCGGGATTTATCTCGATACCAGTAAGGACTATTTGATCGAAGGCAGGCTCGCCAAGCTCGTTAAGCAAGCGGGCTGCGCGAGCTACGTCGACTTCGCCCGCAAGGTGCGGGTCGACGCGCGGCTCAAGAACGACGTGGTGGACGCCATCACGACCAACGAGACGCTGTGGTTCCGTGACAACACGCCGTTTGACGCCCTGCGATACAAGATCTTCCCGGAGTTAATCGACGCCAAGGCTGGGTCGCTGTTTCCAAAGAAGTTCCGCGTTTGGTCCGCGGCGTGCAGCACGGGCCAAGAAGCATATAGCATCGCGATGGCGTTCGCCGACGTCGTGCCCGACTTCGAGAGCTGGGACCTGCAGATCTACGGCACCGACATCTCGCCGGCCGCTGTCGCCCAAGCGCAACGCGGCGTCTACAACGAACTCGAAGTCAATCGCGGGCTCGATCAGAAGTACCGCGGCGCCTATTTTGTGAAGTCGGCCGGCGGCTGGGGGGTGAACGACGTGCTGAAACGTCGCTGCCGGTTCGAGGTTCGCAACTTGCTCAAGCCCTTTACGAATGTGGGCACGTTCGACCTGATCTTCTGCCGCAACGTGGCGATTTACTTCACGCCTACGGACCGCAAGTCGCTGTTCCAGCGTCTCGGACAGACGCTCAATCGTGGCGGCTGGCTGTTTACCGGCTCGGGCGAGTCGCTGATGGACCTTGGCCCCAACTGGGCGCCCAAGCAACACTGCCGCGCGGTGTGCTATCAACCCAACGGCTGCAACGGCGTCGCGACGCTGAAGCGCTAG
- a CDS encoding sensor histidine kinase, whose protein sequence is MFDPPEPISDELRRWFADELRRAKLDAMKELAYGASHEINNPLANIALRAQTMLKREDDADKRKALEAMHRAAMRAHEMISDLMLFARPPQLVKAPIDLGAVAKAVVAELAPRADSAETLLLMADATSPVIAKADRAQLAVAVRAVVDNSLDALGQGGEVRVSVDESHGDAVIRVIDNGPGVPAEIQPHVFDPFFSGREAGRGLGFGLSKCWRIITDHGGAVRLDSEPGRGVTVTITLPKG, encoded by the coding sequence ATGTTCGATCCACCAGAGCCGATTTCTGATGAGCTACGGCGGTGGTTTGCGGACGAGCTGCGGCGCGCGAAGCTCGACGCAATGAAGGAGCTGGCCTACGGCGCGAGTCATGAGATCAACAACCCGCTGGCGAACATCGCCCTCCGCGCGCAGACGATGCTCAAACGCGAGGACGACGCCGACAAGCGGAAGGCGCTCGAGGCGATGCACCGCGCGGCGATGCGCGCCCATGAGATGATTTCCGACCTGATGCTCTTCGCGCGGCCGCCGCAGTTGGTGAAGGCGCCGATCGATTTAGGCGCCGTCGCCAAAGCGGTCGTCGCTGAGTTGGCGCCGCGGGCGGATTCGGCGGAGACGCTCCTGCTGATGGCGGACGCGACATCGCCCGTCATCGCCAAGGCGGATAGGGCGCAACTCGCTGTCGCCGTCCGTGCGGTGGTCGACAACAGCCTCGACGCGCTAGGGCAGGGGGGCGAGGTCCGTGTCTCCGTGGACGAAAGCCACGGCGACGCCGTGATCCGCGTCATCGATAACGGCCCCGGCGTGCCTGCCGAGATCCAACCGCACGTGTTCGATCCCTTCTTCAGCGGCCGCGAAGCGGGCCGCGGCTTGGGTTTCGGGCTCTCCAAGTGTTGGCGGATCATCACGGACCATGGCGGCGCTGTGCGGCTCGATAGCGAGCCGGGGCGGGGCGTCACGGTCACGATCACGCTGCCGAAGGGGTGA
- a CDS encoding response regulator — MKTVFTTGEAAKICKVSQQTIIRCFDSGQLKGFRVPGSRFRRIPRDQLYSFMRDNGIPTDALDSGRRKLLVVDDDVDLVDLLVDHFERDGRFDVRSVNNGFGAGMMIKEFRPDLVVLDVMLPDINGMEVCQLVRSDKSMDDVRIICISGMVEEDRIQKLRGAGADDFMKKPFDVDTLMSRVCQLLDMEPASAG; from the coding sequence ATGAAAACTGTCTTCACGACCGGCGAAGCCGCGAAGATCTGTAAGGTCAGCCAGCAGACGATTATCCGCTGCTTCGACTCGGGACAGCTCAAGGGCTTCCGCGTCCCTGGCAGCCGATTCCGCCGCATCCCGCGCGACCAGCTGTACTCCTTCATGCGGGACAACGGCATCCCGACCGACGCCCTCGACAGCGGGCGCCGCAAGCTGCTCGTCGTTGACGACGACGTCGATCTGGTGGACCTGCTGGTCGATCACTTCGAGCGCGACGGCCGCTTCGATGTCCGCAGCGTCAACAACGGCTTCGGCGCCGGCATGATGATCAAGGAGTTCCGCCCCGACCTGGTGGTGCTCGACGTGATGCTGCCAGACATCAACGGCATGGAAGTCTGTCAGCTGGTCCGCAGCGACAAGTCGATGGACGACGTGCGGATCATTTGCATCAGTGGCATGGTCGAAGAGGACCGCATTCAAAAGCTCCGCGGCGCCGGCGCCGACGACTTCATGAAGAAGCCGTTTGACGTCGACACCCTGATGAGCCGCGTCTGCCAGCTCCTCGACATGGAACCCGCCTCGGCGGGCTGA